A window from Culex pipiens pallens isolate TS chromosome 3, TS_CPP_V2, whole genome shotgun sequence encodes these proteins:
- the LOC120422885 gene encoding small integral membrane protein 13 — MNFQEGLIAVFSVLASLLIVIVVVCLGWYLVWKLFLSRFKLVRELLGLAQSADSPTHTDGASAAGSGGDTSKSRNARKVRRD; from the exons ATGAACTTCCAGGAGGGACTGATTGCAGTGTTTTCCGTTCTTGCCTCTCTTCTCATTGTGATTGTGGTCGTTTGTTTGG GTTGGTACCTGGTGTGGAAGTTGTTCCTGTCGCGGTTTAAGCTGGTCCGCGAGCTGCTCGGTTTGGCTCAGTCCGCAGATTCGCCAACACACACGGACGGTGCGTCGGCAGCAGGTTCCGGAGGGGACACAAGCAAATCACGAAACGCCCGAAAGGTACGGAGAGATTGA
- the LOC120422884 gene encoding N-alpha-acetyltransferase daf-31, with protein sequence MNIRCAKPEDLMNMQHCNLLCLPENYQMKYYFYHGLTWPQLSYVAEDDKGNIVGYVLAKMEEPEPGEESTHGHITSLAVKRSYRRLGLAQKLMNQASQAMVECFNAQYVSLHVRKSNRAALNLYTNSLGFRILEIEPKYYADGEDAYSMRRDLAELAKLFERELPPSGGTENHDGAAVITNHKGAGHAGHDGHCC encoded by the coding sequence ATGAATATCCGCTGTGCAAAGCCCGAGGATCTGATGAACATGCAGCACTGCAATCTGCTGTGCCTGCCGGAGAATTATCAGATGAAGTACTACTTCTACCACGGATTGACGTGGCCCCAGCTCAGTTACGTGGCCGAGGATGACAAAGGTAACATCGTGGGTTACGTGCTGGCCAAGATGGAAGAGCCGGAACCGGGCGAGGAGAGCACCCATGGACACATTACTTCGTTGGCCGTGAAACGAAGCTACCGCCGACTTGGGCTGGCCCAGAAACTCATGAACCAGGCCTCGCAAGCGATGGTCGAGTGCTTCAACGCGCAGTACGTCTCGTTGCACGTCCGCAAGTCGAACCGAGCTGCGCTGAACCTGTACACCAACTCGCTCGGCTTCCGCATTCTGGAGATTGAGCCGAAATACTACGCGGACGGCGAGGACGCGTACTCGATGCGGCGCGATCTGGCAGAACTGGCCAAACTGTTCGAGAGGGAACTGCCGCCGAGCGGAGGAACGGAAAACCATGACGGTGCTGCGGTAATAACTAACCACAAGGGAGCCGGTCACGCGGGACACGACGGACACTGTTGCTAG
- the LOC120422850 gene encoding uncharacterized protein LOC120422850, producing MVRPFNTSAENGGDQMQQQPSPRPTAPPLVQINQEGDDFSNPDQYVDFLILGNKENWSVRAEKKPILDSNTQLAHIVNGVGATTTVVDGKFVVRDVDKDNFEIFVRYLETKFIKFHSASHMLEMLELASRFQCRQLEIHSVKELDLNLTKEHVIEVFRALWYYNSIIPSKAVVTGEQQKKKKRSPVGGRKKKDCPPEAPVTPEEYFAALLGNCLQLIDMHAEDVFTQEAMLALRFEELEMIVKRDALQMSSEMVLLDLLASWSREECLRKNLELTEENRRRVLGALCYSPRYLTMTRKEFENAKDRVQLLDATESKLVGDLLNGKKTSGLSPEQQTMVANFKQQRPAFAPMPIQLSARSNPKNYPKKMRKAAEEAAAGGERNSCCDRFCISCARVFACIFD from the exons ATGGTGCGGCCGTTCAACACGTCGGCGGAAAACGGCGGTGACCAGATGCAGCAGCAGCCATCCCCGCGGCCAACGGCCCCTCCGCTCGTGCAGATCAACCAGGAGGGAGACGACTTCTCCAACCCGGACCAGTACGTCGACTTTCTGATCCTGGGAAACAAGGAGAACTGGAGCGTCCGCGCGGAGAAGAAACCGATCCTCGACTCCAACACCCAGCTGGCGCACATCGTGAACGGGGTCGGTGCGACCACGACCGTCGTGGACGGCAAGTTTGTGGTGCGCGATGTGGACAAGGACAACTTTGAGATTTTTGTCAG ATACCTCGAAACCAAGTTCATCAAGTTCCACTCTGCCAGCCACATGCTAGAGATGCTGGAGTTGGCCTCGCGCTTCCAGTGCCGTCAGCTGGAGATTCACAGCGTCAAAGAACTGGACCTAAACCTGACGAAGGAGCACGTCATCGAGGTGTTTCGCGCGCTCTGGTACTACAACTCGATCATCCCTTCGAAGGCCGTCGTCACCGGAGAGcaacagaagaagaaaaagcGAAGCCCCGTCGGAGGACGCAAGAAGAAAGACTGCCCACCGGAAGCGCCCGTCACGCCGGAGGAATACTTTGCTGCCCTGCTCGGAAACTGCCTGCAGCTGATTGACATGCACGCGGAGGACGTTTTCACCCAGGAAGCGATGCTGGCGCTGCGATTCGAAGAGCTGGAGATGATCGTGAAGCGCGATGCGTTGCAGATGTCATCCGAGATGGTACTGCTCGATCTGCTGGCCAGCTGGAGCCGCGAAGAGTGCCTGCGGAAGAATCTCGAACTGACGGAGGAGAATCGACGCCGCGTGCTTGGCGCCCTGTGCTACTCGCCACGCTATCTCACCATGACCCGGAAGGAGTTTGAAAACGCCAAGGAccgtgtccagctgctggaCGCGACCGAGTCGAAGCTGGTCGGAGATTTGCTAAACGGAAAGAAAACTTCCGGCCTCTCGCCGGAACAGCAGACCATGGTCGCGAACTTTAAACAGCAACGACCTGCCTTCGCGCCGATGCCGATCCAACTCAGTGCCAGAAGTAACCCGAAGAACTATCCGAAAAAGATGCGCAAAGCGGCCGAGGAAGCGGCGGCCGGTGGCGAACGAAACAGCTGCTGCGACCGGTTCTGCATTTCCTGCGCGCGGGTCTTCGCCTGCATCTTCGACTAG